A window of Quercus robur chromosome 12, dhQueRobu3.1, whole genome shotgun sequence genomic DNA:
cttgatttttccgATCCCTCTTTTAGGTCACCTTCTCGTGCTATATATTGCAATCTTGGTGTTATCCCTACCATACACATGTAGGTTGGATTCTAGAAGTTCCTTCTTGTctcatccaacacctcccagatTTATCTGTTCAGATATCACCTccatattaatgcggccagagagttagttgggaggcatttaatgtggaggtagcagcttttgaagatatttgttgcctccctTTACTTACCCCTTGTCTACTGACCTCAGATCCTTGTTTCCGAGatggcttttctcctcggacgtgtgTCGAACTTGTCTCAtactatctttatttttctttttataccaTTCCCATTATAACCTCATTTGGCCATTCTCGGATAATGTCCTcagattgggccataggcctaATTCGTACGGCCTTAATAATACCTCCTGACTAACTGGCCCCCatatgtttaaataataaagtttaaaaaataagtaaaacaaattttactgatattatttattatcttttcttattttataattttttgtcactccttgaaagttaaaaaaaaaaaaaaaaaaaaaaggggtaaaaaCTGACCTCCTACTGTTGTTCCTAAgaacataaattaataaataaattacaatttgaGTAGTATTATCGAAACAAAACTTGTAGACTTTTCTTAAATtccattttcacaatataaaagTAGCGTTCTACTTTTCTCTTAGAAAacatttatagaaaattaataagACTCATTTTATTCAACAACCTAAATATAGTACTTTTATAAATTTAACACACTTATCCTGTTGTACATCCCTTTTGAAAATtaagttataatttttgtaatgaATTTTAAAGGTTGAAGCacttacaatatttttaaatgtaaatttcaataaataaataaaaaagttttcaatataGAAATTGACCTATTGGCCAAAAATTAAAGCCACCATACATGAAATACAAAATATCTAGTAATCTTGAGATACAGTAAAATAGATTAGGACaccattaaaaaattcaataggCTTCCTCTTTCGTAATACTAATTAATTGATTGAAATAAAAACACCACTTAAATAGTTAGATCCACTAAACATAAACTTGAAACCTACCCCAAAAGATAACATACACAATAGGCACATTGTGtctctaaaaaaacaaaaaattataaatgataaaaCATGCAAATGAAAAGGGATTCAAAAGCAGGGATCCACTGTGATGTGACTCAGATTCCCAACTGGTTTTGCACCTCAAGGATGGTCTTAGCAGAGTCCCTAAGACGGTGAGCCTCCTCATCAGTCAAATGCACATTGGTCACCCCCAGGACTCCACCCCTACCAAGCTGGGCTGGCAAGCTCAAGAACACGTCTCCACCTTCAATTCCGTAGAACCCATTAGCAACTACCGAGACTGGGTGGACCTTCCTCTGGTCTCTCAGTATGGATCGAGCCAGGTTAGCCACAGAGTACCCAATAGCCCAGGATGTGTACCCTTTGAGGCTTATCACTTCATAAGCACTATCTATTACTTCTTTGTGGATATTCTCCAAGGTCACCTTTTCGTATGCGATTTGTTGCTTTTCTAAGAAGCTCAATACCGGCACACCTCCGACACTAATGCTTGACCATAGTGCCACCGAGCTATCACCATGCTCCCCAACTATGTAAGCCTGCATTAATTATTACAACAAAGTTTATTAACAAGGTAGGGTTTACTAAATTAAGAAAATACCAAAGCATTACCTAAATTAATCTAATTAGTAAAATTCTCATTCATACtcttctaataaaattttaaaaaataaataaaaacaaagagggagaaagagaaaaagaatcgACTAAATTTACATGGTGAATTGACTCAATTTATAATTGAGTGGAACTGTgggaaaagaaaatccaattacaGGCTTACAGCTAGAGATAGGTTTATACCGTTTATTCAATTAGGACAGGCTTTCAACATACGGACATGTCCCTTTATGATTCACTTTTTCAAGTCACAACCtaacttttctttttagaatCTAATCACAGTTAATGGAATCGGAATAACATAAACAAGATACAATATATGAAATTCTGTAACTCCAAAAAAACTCCAATGCAAATAATCCACTAAACTCTAACCAAACCCTAAGCATCGGTGCATGTGCATCACTACTTTTTTTGTGAGAgtatcttaaaaaaagaagaagaagaaaagtgacTGACCTGCACATCCTGAGCGTTGACGTCGAGATGATCGGCGATGAGGAACCGAAACCTGGACGAGTCGAGATTGGTACCCGACCCAATAACCCGATTCGAAGGGAATCCGGATAGCTTCCACGCCACGTAAGTGAGCACATCAACAGGATTGGAAACTACAAGCAAAATAGTCTCCGGCGAGTAACGAGCCAGCGGAGGAATAATACTCCTAAACAGAGCCACATTCCTCTGCAACAGATTGAGCCTAGACTCCCCAGGGACCTGGCGGGCCCCGGCAGTGACAATACAGAGATCAGACCCAAAGGTGAGCTCGTAGTCAACAGACGCATGGATTTTGGTGCGAGGTAAAAACGCAGCAGCATGTTGAAGATCGAGCATCTCGCCACGTAGCTTGTCGGCCATGGCGTCGATGAGGACGAGCTCGTCGGCTACGTCTTGGGTAAGAATAGTTTGAGCTATGGCCATGCCCACGTTGCCGGCTCCAACGACAGAGATTTTGATGTGTCGCTTAGTTGGGGAAGGAGGGGCGGCACGTTGAATTTGCCTGAAGAAGGCCTGGGTTAGGTCCAGGCCTCCTGGGCCAAGTGATGATGATGAACCACTCTTTtgcattgtgtttgtgtttgtgtttgtgtgtagggtttttgtttttgatgcaGAGAGCGGTGGGGGAGAGTGGTGGTTTTATATGTGtcggagagaaagaaagaatggtTGAGTGGGGGGAACGTAATAGTATATTTCAATGGTCAAAGTTTCTAGAAGAAATTGCCAAGACTTTGGGGAAGCAGCAAATCTGAAATTTCCcaactatataaaaatattttcctttggCGTAGCCTTGTGGGGGCTGCGAATCTGAAATTGCCCaatataaaacaatattttcctttattctTCCTGTTCTGTATATTTGCTGTTTCCTACCACTTCCATTCCTTCGGTCTCTCCAATGCAAACACCACGCGCCTTTTTAAACCACTAATAAGAAATTTTTACTGcaaaataaaatgttaagaCTCACTTAAGACTTAACAGTAGTACAGTAGTACTATCGCTggttctccaaaaaaaatacttaacagtagtatattagattttttttattaaatttaaatattaataaaatataaatattatattattttttaagaataattaaatttaatgtaatTACTATGTGTGTAAATTTAATTAGAGAACATAACGTATTACACTTGAAATAATAtacctaaaatttaaatatgacaatattataaataattatttgaaataatatagtTATGAATTTCATTCCGTAATCTCTCATTCCAATTAGTTAACCAATACAAATCACccatttattctattttgttttaaatttcagTTCATTCTGATTCATTTCACTAAATTCCATCTGGTATGCAGATTTTAGccaatatgttaaaaaaattatttttttaaaacttttttttttttttttttttttactttcactcatatatgaaattttattaagtattATTTTCCTGGGaattctagcattttgcccttttttttaataaatttagcaatatgttttgaaactatttaggttTATGctcttgttttgaaactcgatatTAATAAATTCGAGTTTCGATTggtttaaaatcgagttatgcccaaaaaaaaaaaaaaaaaaaaaatttgcatggtTCTCAAGTTCATGGAGCTCAAGTTGCATTCATGGAGTGCTATTGTGGCATTTTAAATGAATCTCGAGTttcatgaactcgagttccatgcaagtttttttttttttttttttttttttttttttttttttaagtttgattgccCCATACCTAGAGCTACGTTcaaggagtcctatagtggcgttttaaatggaactcgagttccatgcaagtttttattttttattattattattattatttttttataagtttgatcGCCCCatactcgattttctacaaatcgagtttttcattgaaactcgattttgagaaaatcgaatttcaaaacaggggcatagacctaaatagtttcaaaacagggacatatagctaaatttttttaaaaaataagggcaaaatGCTAGAATCCCCTTATTTTCCTTTAGTATTGAGTTTTTCTTGTTAACTCTACTCACATATGACatggtttttttcttcattaatatactattttttctttacttatatatgacatgttatatatttatattatataatgatGATATTAAGAATGtgaattatttgattttgaattaataatttgatatggtataattttatgtgatatatatatatatatatatatatatatatatagtgtaggAGCAAAGACTCCAAATCATGTAATGGGCTTTGGGCCTCACCCGGGACAATTGACAAGTCCGAGGAGAGGAAATGGTTGCTAAAGGGATTTCCAATTTAGCTCTCATAGGTAAGGAATATTTGGAGGAcgatccgaggaggaatgcctgCTCGGATGTGATGAATGTTGCTCAGATGTACACTCTGGCAATTAGAAGGACCCTCAAATAGGCACTAGCAATAGGAATGTGCCTCACAAACCTGCGGGGAAGAAGGAAACGCAAAATATCTGAGGAAAAGCTGCtgccaccacattaaatgcattgtagctacttttctggccgcatttatgtagagaggacctctgaacagtgttgccttggccACCATAACTCACAGAAGGCTGAAGAGGTGTGTCTgatgggacgggcactcaagtagggacttagatgatcaacaagtgtaggatcaagatagCTCCAAAAAGGCTATATAATGAGAGAAATCCCCAGGAAGGAGgggaggaaaaaagagaaagagagagagagagcatactGTAGCAATCCAAACTGTCATAATATTCGACGGTGatcaatatattattatttaccCTCCTCAGACTGAAAATCTATGGATGTCAATgcgttttatttgtgtttaatcgTTGTATAGCTCAATACTAACCGTTGTCCAATTCGCTAAGATCTAGTTCTTCGACCCattctctaaaaattcattgttttgggctcgTTGGGCCAAGACCCCATACTTCTTGGGCTTGGGCCCAAAATCGTGaccttacaattggcaccgtttgtgggaagaacttgtacCTCAGCAAGTGCAATGGCTAAGCATGGTGGGATCAGGTCCACATCGAACAGAGCCTACAGGTTCTCAGTGGCAAGACAACTTTCTTAACCTTGAACTGGAGAAAGATAAAGACAAGCATTGAGGGGGTAGTGTACGTACTACCCATACAAGCAAAAGCCACTCTAAGGGGAGAAGTCACGTATCCCAAAAGCAGGACGATAACTGAGCCCTACAACAGGAGATCGATGACTTAAAAAGGAAGCTGCTTCGTGCACAACGAAAGCGTCCCCCTTCCAGCTCAGACACAAGCGACGAAGAAGACCACAATTATAGGCAAAGGTCAAGAACCCCACCAAGTGAGACCTTCTCCTATGAAGACGAACACCATCACAGACGCAGCCACAGAAGTCCATCCCATAAAGGCCTTGTGAACaacgccatgagcaaggccctagATCGAATCtccaaatcacccttcacaTGTAGGATAGAAGGGGTTGAGCTTCCCCGACGATTCCATCAACCTACTTTCACTATGTACAATGGTCGAACAAATCTCgtagagcacgtgagccagtttaaccaaaGGATGACTGTCCATTCCAAAGATGAGGCTCTGATATGCAAAGTGTTTCCATCCAGCCTAGGACTGATGGCAATGAAGTGGTTTGATGGCCTCAGGCCTAACTCCATAAACTCTTTTAAGCAACTGACCCAGGCCTTTGGCTCATGCTTCATCACGAgcagcagggttcctcggcctttggaTTCCCTCTTGTCTTTGTCCATGCGAGAGGGAGAGACCCTAAAGGCCTACTCAGATAGGTACTAGGAgatgtataatgagatagagggCAACTGTGATGATGTCGCCATCAGTACCTTCAAAAGTGGCCTCCCAACTGAGCACAGTTTAAGAAAATCTCTAACAGGGAAGCCTGTTACCAGCTTACGTCAACTCATGGACTGAATCGACAAGTATAAGAAGGTTGAAGAGGACCAGCAATTGGGTAAGCGtaaagcgaaggttgtccctcaggagaggagggacttcaggtctgACCgatttaacaacaacaaccgACCGAAGAGAGACAACACAAAGCAATCCGGATCTGCCGGCACGTAGGCAGTTCACGCTGTGTTCCGTGAACCGATACATTAGGTTATGGAGAAAATTAAGAATAagccattcttcaaatggccaaataaaATGGCAGGAGACCTCGTGAAGCGCAACCAAAACCTatattgccaataccaccaagAGCCAAGGCATACTATGCAGGACTGCCGAAACTTGAAGAACCACTTGGACCAGCTGGTCCGAGAGGGAAAATTATGTCACCTTCTACATCACCCCAGTAGCTGACAAGGACAGGCAAACATTGAGACGCGGAGGGATATCTCCTCGAGACTGCCCATaggcacaataaatgtcattcttatTGCCCCAGGAAGGACCGGCTTTTGCCCCTCCAGAGTAATGTCTGTGTATCGGCCTCCTACCGAGCATGGTGATCAGGAGTCTAAAAAGGCCAAGAAGATAGCAACACCCATATTGGGTTTCTCGGATGAAGATAAGGTCGGAACCATCTAACTCCATGATGACGCTCTGGTCGTCACGCTCAGGATTGGAGGATATGATGTGAGGAGAGTACTAGTAGATTAGGGTAGCGCTATGGAAGTGATGTACCCcgatctatacaaggggctgaacttaaAACCCGAGGACTTAACGACGTACGATTCCCCTTTGGTAAGCTTCGAAGGAAAGACAGTCACTCCGAGGGGCCAGATCAGACTGTCCATACAAACAGGTTCGgacgtggtggaggtggactttatTGTAGTTGATGCTTATTCGCCCTACACAACCATCGTAGCCAGGccttggcttcatgccctaGGGGCCGTCTCTTCTACCCTGCACCAAAAGGTGAAGTACCCGTCGGAGGGCCAGGTCAAAGAGGTTGTAGGGGACCAAGCCATGGCTAGAAAGTGCATGGTGTCCACCATCTCACGGCAACATCGTGCCGAGCTCTTTGCCTCTACTGAAAGTGACTTATAGCAATCAGCCGACCCTGCGTCGCCCGGTGGGAGACCAGCCGAGGAGGCAAAATGCGAGGATCTGGAAAAAGTTTTTGTGGGCAACGATCTGGAAAAGTTCTTTTAGATCGGCTCGGAACTACCCCCCCAAGAGAAGGAAGAACTATTTGATTTCCTCAGGGAAAATGtggacgtgtttgcatgggatgCCTATGAGGCCCCGGGGGTTGATCCGGACTTCATATGCTGCCACCTAAACGTTAACCCATCCGTTACGCCCAAGAAGCAACCCCTCGGCGTCCGTCGAAGGATCATGCTAACGCAGTCAAGGAGGAGGTGATGAAACTTaagaaagcaggggctatcaaataagttttttaccCCGAGTGGCTGGCCAATACTgtagtggtgaagaagaagagcggaaGATGGCAAGTCTGTGTGGATTTCACGGATCTGAATAAAGCCTGCCCAAAAGATCCATTCCCTATGCCCCGAATAGATCGGTTGGTAGACGCAACCGCTGGACATCCTTAAATGAGTTTCTTAGATGCCTTTCAGGGATACCATCAGATACCCCTAGCCATAGACGACCAagaaaagacagcttttgtcacccccattggaaactaccactataaggtgatgccttttggtttgaagaatgtAGGGTCCACCTACTAGAGAGTGATGACCAGAATGTTTGAGCCGCAGATGGGTAAGAACATCGAagtctatatagatgacatggtggtaaagagcaaACTGGTGTTCGAACATGTGAGAGACCTCAACGACATCTTTGAAATTCTAAGGAGACACAAGCTGCGTCTTAATGCGTCCAAGTGTTCATCCGGGGTAGGATCGGGAAAGTTATTAAgctatatggtaacccacagAGGTATCGAAGTCAACCCTGATCAGATCCGGGCTATCCACAACATGTAgccacctcggaatcccaaggaggtccaaaagcttaTCGGTATGATTACcgctttaaaccgtttcattTCTCGGTCGGCGGATAGGTGTaaaccttttttccttttgttgaaTAAATGGAAAGGATTCGAATGGACAGAGGAATGTGCTTTAGCCTTCCAACAACTTAAGGAGTATCTGTCTCGGCCACTAATCATGTCTAGCCCCGAAGCCGATGAAGTCCTGTTTGCTTAAATAGTTGTGGCCCATCACGTAGTAAGCCTAGTGCTGATACGAATGGACAACGGCGTACAACGACCGATTTATTACGTAAGCAAATCATTGCACGAGGCTGAGATTCGCTACCTTCCACTAGAGAAGGCCATCCTGGCGGTGGTTCAAGCTAcacgaaagcttccccattacttccaagcacacACAGTCATCGTTCTAACCCAACTCCCGCTCAGATCCATACTCCGGAGTGCTGATTACACAGGGAGAATCGCTAAATGGAGGATGATTCTAAGGGCTTTTAACATTAAATACATGCCTCATATTGCCGTAAAAGGCTAAGTCCTTGTAGATCTGGTGGCTGAATTTGCTGAACCTTCGctagaagaggaagaagggacgcaaaacatggatgaaaaatcggttgatGTAATCTCTCTGCAAGGGCCCACCTGTTGGAAGGTATATGTTGCTGGCGCGGCAAACTAAAGGGGCTCTGGTGTGGGGCTAGTCCTAGTCTCCCCCAAAAGGATTACCATCGAAAAATCGCTAAGACTGGGCTTCTCGGCCACGAATAATGAGGCTGAGTATGAAGTCCTGTTAGAAAGAATGTCCATGGTCCAAAAACTGGATGGGAAATTTGTAAACATGTTCTTAGACTCAAGACTTGTTGTAGGTCAAGTAAATGGAGAGTTAGAGGCAAGaaatgaaagaatgcaagagtacttAGATCAAGTTAAATGCCCGCGATCACACTTCGATTCTTTTAGCTTGTTGCACATCCCCAAGAGTGGAAACACACACGCTGACTCCCTGGTCACACTGGCCACCTCCTCGACTTAATGTTTACCTCGGGTCATCCTTGTGGAAGATTTATATGAACCCTCAGTGATGAAAAGAGAAATGACCCATGTCCACAACGTTAGAGTggggcctagctggatggaccccttGGTATTATTTCTAAAAGAGGACACCTTGCCCGAAGAGAAATGCAAAGCCGACAAGATAAGAAGAAAAGCTTCTCGATTCTGGCTATCCGAGGACCTGAAGCTGTATAAACGCTCATTTTTGGGGCCATACCTGCTCTGTGTGCACCCTGAGGCCACGAAACTCATCCTGGAGGAATTGCACGAAGGAATCTACGAAAGCCATACAGGAGGCAAGTCCTTGTCCCATAGGGCCATCACCCAAGGCTActggtggccaaacatgcagAAAGAAGTGCACGAATACGTGAAGAAGTGCAACCAATGCCAGAGGTTTGCGCCAAACATACATCAACCAGGAGGGATCCTCAATCCACTATCCAGCCCTTGGCCGTTCACtcaatggggcttggatatcATAGGGCAAAAAAAGATATCTGCTCGTTGGCACTGATTACTTtactaaatgggttgaagccGAACCTTTAGCAAATATTAGAGACGTGGATGCCAAAAAGTTTGTCTGGAGAAACATTGTTACCCGATTCAGAATCCCTTATACCCTAATCTCAGACAATGGTCTTCAATTCGATAGTA
This region includes:
- the LOC126710394 gene encoding L-lactate dehydrogenase B-like, translated to MQKSGSSSSLGPGGLDLTQAFFRQIQRAAPPSPTKRHIKISVVGAGNVGMAIAQTILTQDVADELVLIDAMADKLRGEMLDLQHAAAFLPRTKIHASVDYELTFGSDLCIVTAGARQVPGESRLNLLQRNVALFRSIIPPLARYSPETILLVVSNPVDVLTYVAWKLSGFPSNRVIGSGTNLDSSRFRFLIADHLDVNAQDVQAYIVGEHGDSSVALWSSISVGGVPVLSFLEKQQIAYEKVTLENIHKEVIDSAYEVISLKGYTSWAIGYSVANLARSILRDQRKVHPVSVVANGFYGIEGGDVFLSLPAQLGRGGVLGVTNVHLTDEEAHRLRDSAKTILEVQNQLGI